In Lineus longissimus chromosome 9, tnLinLong1.2, whole genome shotgun sequence, one genomic interval encodes:
- the LOC135493584 gene encoding uncharacterized protein LOC135493584, with the protein MAKLRRKNKTLPMDTEIQASGTCTHAGVPASPATKAEQLVKTGDKDEIKKQLTFGFVVQSGIKNNRNEGNSRSRKKKNVIVDCAKKLLKKYRMIEKAEKELSVSRRQLRKRRNEINESLHLNEGHLKPPSAITKLVIDFFHRDDVSRPASGKRETITLKKEKRQKRYQCDTLKNLRFKFLAENPNLCISYTSFTRLRPFYVVPPNLKARNTTACKLHANCELLANKLWQLKILKTDNIHDIVESIVCSPSELKCMYLKCESCKDGMRNIYTDLVPQSFPDPIDYYQWQSKTEIRSTTKGQEISVNVHCKDLLHDTVKNVCDLFETKLKELMPHQFRVHHQYSQIRNLRSSITPDECVLQVDFSENYECKLSKEIMSMHFGASKRQISLHTCHVAFHNSVKCYCTLSSDTRHGAAPIWAHLNPVLNDIRARGVKKLHFVSDGPTSQYRNRTNFCLLSNIPFHLGFEFVSWNFLESGHGKGPADGVGATIKNAADRAVAYGRDVSDLESMLKELDGNLNVKLFVVTTEDMSGVESSLDGIENEIKSVKGTLKIHQIHVASPGCFRHRTLSCYCKGSCGVCTCHSPEQIEFPIIPNSSQHSSTAIEKIEAQLSMVQKNLFEKRLIEEFDVVVDDLSTLSPEQQQEYMLWKVWRSEKGNNHCTEVPENIETTVVSEEKEPSHASELRLEEQNFYAVLFTRGQTRNFYIGRLIDILIDEENVKIKFLERVGSRTQHTYDWPRRDDILTVEKKFIIDKVVFDGPPPFTLDSELATALTKMMLSMGKEAM; encoded by the coding sequence ATGGCAAAGCTAAGGcgaaaaaacaaaacacttcCCATGGATACAGAAATACAGGCAAGTGGTACATGCACTCATGCTGGTGTTCCTGCATCCCCGGCAACTAAAGCTGAGCAACTTGTCAAAACAGGGGATAAAGACGAGATAAAAAAGCAGCTGACCTTTGGATTTGTTGTCCAAAGTGGAATCAAGAATAACAGAAATGAAGGTAACTCCAGGAGTAGGAAAAAGAAGAATGTTATTGTTGACTGTGCAAAGAAACTCTTGAAAAAGTATCGCATGATTGAAAAGGCGGAAAAggaactgtcagtgtcaaggcGACAGCTccgaaaaagaagaaatgaaatcaatgaaTCATTACATTTGAATGAGGGACACCTCAAACCCCCTTCTGCCATCACTAAACTGGTCATTGATTTTTTCCATAGGGATGATGTTAGTAGGCCTGCATCTGGCAAAAGGGAAACAATTACACTAAAGaaggagaaaagacaaaagCGCTACCAGTGTGACACGCTGAAAAACTTGAGGTTTAAGTTTCTTGCAGAAAACCCGAATCTCTGCATTTCGTACACATCTTTCACAAGGCTACGGCCTTTTTATGTGGTACCTCCAAATTTGAAAGCAAGGAATACCACAGCTTGTAAATTGCATGCAAACTGCGAGCTGCTAGCCAACAAGCTCTGGCAGTTGAAAATTCTGAAAACTGACAACATCCATGACATTGTCGAATCTATTGTCTGTTCTCCTTCTGAGCTCAAATGCATGTATTTGAAATGTGAAAGCTGTAAAGATGGAATGAGGAACATCTACACTGACCTAGTACCTCAGTCATTTCCTGATCCCATTGATTATTATCAATGGCAAAGCAAGACAGAAATACGATCCACCACCAAGGGTCAGGAAATCAGTGTGAATGTTCACTGTAAGGATTTGCTGCATGATACTGTTAAAAATGTATGTGATTTATTTGAAACGAAGCTCAAGGAACTCATGCCTCATCAGTTTAGGGTGCACCACCAGTACAGTCAGATCAGGAATCTCAGAAGTTCAATTACACCTGATGAGTGTGTGCTTCAGGTTGATTTCTCTGAAAATTATGAATGTAAACTGTCGAAGGAAATAATGAGCATGCACTTTGGTGCTTCAAAAAGACAAATTTCATTGCATACCTGTCATGTAGCATTTCATAATTCAGTCAAGTGTTATTGTACACTGAGTTCTGACACACGACATGGGGCAGCCCCAATTTGGGCCCATTTGAATCCAGTCCTCAATGACATTAGGGCAAGAGGTGTTAAGAAACTTCACTTTGTATCTGACGGACCAACCAGTCAATACAGAAATAGAACAAATTTCTGTCTACTGAGTAACATTCCATTCCATCTTGGATTCGAATTTGTTTCATGGAACTTCCTAGAGAGTGGTCATGGCAAGGGTCCGGCAGATGGTGTTGGGGCAACCATTAAAAATGCTGCAGATCGTGCGGTAGCATATGGTAGGGATGTATCAGACCTGGAAAGCATGCTCAAAGAGTTAGATGGTAATTTGAATGTCAAGTTGTTTGTTGTCACTACAGAAGACATGTCTGGTGTTGAGTCAAGTTTAGATGGAATTGAGAATGAGATCAAATCTGTCAAAGGAACCCTTAAAATACACCAAATTCATGTCGCATCTCCTGGTTGCTTCAGACATCGCACCCTGTCGTGTTACTGCAAGGGGTCTTGTGGTGTATGTACCTGCCATTCACCTGAACAAATTGAGTTCCCAATAATTCCAAACAGCAGCCAGCATAGCTCAACAGCAATAGAAAAGATAGAAGCCCAGCTTAGTATGGTGCAGAAGAATCTGTTTGAGAAGCGTTTGATAGAAGAGTTTGATGTTGTGGTTGATGACCTTTCCACTTTGTCTCCAGAACAACAGCAGGAATATATGCTGTGGAAGGTTTGGCGTAGTGAAAAGGGCAACAACCACTGCACTGAAGTACCTGAGaatattgagacaacagtaGTGAGTGAAGAAAAAGagcccagtcatgccagtgagTTAAGACTAGAAGAACAGAATTTCTATGCGGTCCTTTTCACACGGGGGCAAACCCGCAATTTCTACATTGGGAGGCttattgacattttgattgatgaagaaaatgtcaaaatcaaattcCTGGAGCGTGTTGGCAGTCGCACCCAGCATACCTATGACTGGCCAAGGAGAGATGATATTTTGACAGTTGAAAAAAAGTTCATAATTGATAAGGTAGTATTTGATGGCCCCCCACCTTTCACTCTTGACAGTGAATTAGCCACTGCTCTAACAAAGATGATGCTATCGATGGGAAAAGAAGCTATGTAA